One Triticum dicoccoides isolate Atlit2015 ecotype Zavitan chromosome 4B, WEW_v2.0, whole genome shotgun sequence genomic window carries:
- the LOC119294844 gene encoding UDP-glucose 6-dehydrogenase 4-like — protein sequence MVKICCIGAGYVGGPTMAVIAVKCPAIEVVVVDISKPRIDAWNSDKLPIYEPGLDEVVKACRGKNLFFSTDVEKHVAEADIIFVSVNTPTKTRGLGAGKAADLTYWESAARMIADVSKSDKIVVEKSTVPVKTAEAIEKILTHNSKGINYQILSNPEFLAEGTAIEDLFKPDRVLIGGRETPEGRKAVQALKEVYAHWVPEENIITTNLWSAELSKLAANAFLAQRISSVNAMSALCEATGANVSEVSYAIGKDSRIGPKFLNASVGFGGSCFQKDILNLVYICECNGLPEVANYWKQVIKINDYQKSRFVNRVVSSMFNTVSGKKVAILGFAFKKDTGDTRETPAIDVCKGLLGDKAHVSIYDPEVTEDQIQRDLAMNKFDWDHPMHLQPASPSAIKQVSVVWDAYEATKGAHAVCILTEWNQFKELDYQKIFDNMQKPAFIFDGRNVVDAEKLRGIGFIVYSIGKPLDAWLKDMPAIA from the coding sequence ATGGTGAAGATCTGCTGCATCGGAGCTGGCTATGTCGGCGGCCCAACAATGGCTGTCATTGCCGTCAAGTGCCCAGCAATTGAGGTTGTTGTTGTTGACATCTCCAAGCCTCGCATTGACGCTTGGAACAGTGACAAACTCCCGATCTACGAGCCTGGCCTTGACGAGGTTGTCAAGGCGTGCAGGGGCAAGAACCTCTTCTTCAGCACTGATGTCGAGAAGCACGTTGCTGAGGCCGACATCATCTTTGTCTCAGTGAACACCCCCACCAAGACCCGTGGTCTGGGAGCCGGCAAGGCTGCCGACCTCACCTACTGGGAGAGCGCTGCCCGTATGATCGCCGACGTGTCCAAGTCTGACAAGATCGTCGTTGAGAAGTCCACTGTCCCTGTCAAGACCGCAGAGGCCATCGAGAAGATCTTGACCCACAACAGCAAGGGCATCAACTACCAGATCCTCTCCAACCCGGAGTTCCTGGCCGAGGGCACAGCTATCGAGGACCTGTTCAAGCCTGACAGAGTGCTTATCGGTGGCCGGGAGACCCCCGAGGGCAGGAAGGCGGTTCAGGCTCTCAAGGAGGTGTACGCCCACTGGGTTCCTGAGGAGAACATCATCACCACCAACCTGTGGTCTGCTGAGCTCTCCAAGCTCGCTGCCAACGCTTTCTTGGCCCAGAGGATCTCCTCCGTGAATGCCATGTCCGCGCTCTGCGAAGCCACCGGCGCCAACGTGTCCGAGGTGTCTTACGCCATCGGTAAGGATTCCAGGATCGGCCCCAAGTTCCTGAACGCCAGCGTTGGGTTTGGCGGGTCCTGTTTCCAGAAGGACATCTTGAACCTGGTGTACATCTGCGAGTGCAACGGCCTCCCGGAGGTGGCCAATTACTGGAAGCAGGTGATCAAGATCAATGACTACCAGAAGAGCAGGTTCGTCAACCGTGTCGTGTCCTCCATGTTCAACACCGTCTCCGGCAAGAAGGTCGCCATCCTCGGGTTTGCCTTCAAGAAGGACACCGGTGACACCAGGGAGACCCCGGCGATCGACGTGTGCAAGGGCCTGCTGGGTGACAAGGCCCATGTCAGCATCTATGATCCCGAGGTCACCGAGGACCAGATCCAgcgggaccttgccatgaacaagtTCGACTGGGACCACCCCATGCACCTGCAGCCGGCGAGCCCATCGGCTATAAAGCAGGTGAGCGTGGTGTGGGACGCGTACGAGGCCACCAAGGGAGCCCACGCCGTGTGCATCCTGACCGAGTGGAACCAGTTCAAGGAGCTGGACTACCAGAAGATCTTCGACAACATGCAGAAGCCGGCCTTCATCTTCGACGGGCGCAATGTCGTCGACGCCGAGAAGCTCAGGGGGATCGGCTTCATCGTCTACTCCATCGGCAAGCCGCTCGATGCGTGGCTCAAGGACATGCCCGCGATCGCCTAG
- the LOC119294845 gene encoding UV-B-induced protein At3g17800, chloroplastic-like codes for MEAAAAAAVALRSPAAAGAAPSRRAAAASSLPFERRRSFALGSIKGLGRRQLTSRRLRSVVRASSSSPSESLPSSSPIAPLQMESPIGQFLSQILVTHPHLLPAAAEQQLEQLQTVQDSSEKKDAQAPPAAGDIVLYRRIAEVKEKERKRTMEEILYALVVQKFVEAGVSLVPALSHSIDASSGRVDQWAEHVEGKLERLHSHEAYEMIENHLNLILGQRQADGTVAAISKLRVGQVYAASVMYGYFLKRVDKRFQLEKSMKSLPWGSEDDALNQVMTTDSQPSDQTYSSHPEVESWTSPDLSAGGLGQSVKPSRLRSYVMSFDSDTLQTYATIRSKVAFGIIEKHTEALFGKPEIVITPEGTVDSSKDEYVRISFSGLRRLILEAVTFGSFLWDVESYVDSRYHFVTN; via the exons atggaggcagcagcagcagcagccgtggCGCTcaggtcgcccgccgccgccggagccgcgcccTCGCGCCGGGCCGCCGCCGCCAGCTCGCTCCCCTTCGAGCGGAGGCGCAGCTTCGCCCTCGGCTCCATCAAG ggcctcgggcggcggcagcTCACTTCCAGAAGGCTGCGCAGCGTGGTCAGGGCATCCTCCTCGTCCCCGTCGGAGTCTCTGCCATCTTCTTCGCCGATCGCGCCGCTGCAAATGGAGTCGCCGATAGGGCAGTTCCTCTCACAGATTTTGGTCACGCACCCGCACCTGCTCCCGGCCGCCGCCGAGCAGCAGCTCGAGCAGCTCCAGACCGTCCAAGATTCTTCAGAAAAGAAGGACGCGCAGGCACCGCCGGCGGCCGGCGATATCGTGCTGTACAG GCGAATTGCCGAGGTTAAGGAGAAGGAAAGGAAAAGGACCATGGAGGAGATACTGTATGCGCTGGTTGTTCAGAAGTTTGTTGAAGCTGGCGTCTCTTTGGTCCCAGCTCTCTCTCACTCCATTGATGCTTCTTCTGGTAGAGTTGATCAGTGGGCAGAGCATGTGGAAGGGAAGCTTGAGCGTTTGCACTCACACGAGGCATATGAAATGATCGAGAACCACTTGAATCTCATATTGGGGCAGCGGCAAGCTGATGGCACTGTCGCAGCCATAAGTAAGCTCCGAGTTGGTCAGGTCTACGCTGCATCAGTGATGTATGGCTACTTCCTCAAGAGAGTTGATAAGAGGTTTCAGCTCGAGAAGTCGATGAAGAGCCTCCCTTGGGGATCAGAAGACGACGCGCTCAATCAAGTTATGACGACCGACTCACAGCCCTCAGATCAGACCTACAGTTCCCATCCAGAGGTGGAGTCGTGGACTTCCCCCGACCTCAGCGCAGGAGGTCTCGGCCAGTCTGTCAAGCCTTCCCGTCTTCGATCGTACGTCATGTCGTTTGATTCAGACACGTTACAAACTTACGCGACAATCCGGTCGAAGGTGGCGTTTGGCATCATCGAGAAGCACACGGAGGCGCTATTCGGGAAGCCGGAGATCGTGATCACCCCGGAAGGAACGGTCGATTCTTCCAAGGATGAGTATGTCAGGATAAGCTTCTCCGGGTTGAGAAGGCTCATCTTAGAGGCTGTCACCTTCGGATCCTTCCTCTGGGACGTCGAGAGCTATGTGGACTCCAGGTACCATTTTGTCACCAACTAA